In the genome of Magnolia sinica isolate HGM2019 chromosome 2, MsV1, whole genome shotgun sequence, one region contains:
- the LOC131236431 gene encoding uncharacterized protein LOC131236431 produces the protein MKGGGVMHLSAPIPNKNIDLLRSFNSRPLTTALFQAISKSSSSLPMAAQISTVSTENSAPHEPTQKTILPLQASKRLEKFKTTIFTQMSMLAVKHGAINLGQGFPNFDGPEFVKEAAIQAIKDGKNQYARGYGVADLNSAVADRFKKDTGLVVDPEKEVTVTSGCTEAIAATILGLINPGDEVILFAPFYDSYEATLSMAGAKIKSITLRPPDFAVPLDELKSAVSKNTRAILINTPHNPTGKMFTREELNTIASLCIENDVLAFSDEVYDKLAFEADHISLASLPGMYERTVTMNSLGKTFSLTGWKIGWAIAPVHLTWGLRQAHSFLTFATSTPMQWAAATALRAPDSYYDELKKDYMAKKAILVEGLKAAGFEVYPSSGTYFVVVNHTPFGFENDIAFCEYLIREVGVVAIPTSVFYLNPEDGKNLVRFTFCKDDETLRKAVERMKEKLGRK, from the exons ATGAAAGGCGGCGGTGTGATGCACTTGTCGGCGCCGATTCCCAATAAAAATATTGATCTGTTAAGGTCATTCAATTCCAGACCATTAACAACAGCTCTCTTCCAAGCcatttccaaatcttcttcttctcttcccatGGCTGCTCAAATTTCCACCGTTTCTACTGAAAATTCAGCTCCACATGAGCCCACCCAAAAGACCATTTTACCCCTACAGGCAT CAAAGCGGTTGGAGAAGTTCAAGACTACAATCTTCACCCAAATGAGTATGCTTGCAGTCAAACATGGAGCAATAAACCTTGGCCAAGGCTTCCCCAACTTCGACGGCCCTGAATTTGTCAAAGAAGCTGCGATTCAAGCTATAAAAGATGGGAAGAACCAATACGCCCGTGGGTATGGTGTCGCCGACCTTAATTCCGCCGTGGCTGACAGGTTCAAGAAAGACACTGGGCTGGTGGTAGACCCAGAAAAGGAAGTCACGGTCACATCTGGGTGCACAGAAGCAATTGCGGCCACCATTTTGGGCTTGATAAATCCTGGTGATGAGGTAATCCTCTTTGCTCCATTTTATGACTCTTATGAAGCCACTCTATCAATGGCCGGAGCCAAAATCAAGTCCATCACCCTCCGACCTCCAGACTTCGCTGTACCCCTTGACGAGCTCAAGTCTGCGGTGTCAAAGAACACTCGGGCAATACTCATAAACACTCCACACAATCCAACCGGAAAGATGTTCACTAGAGAAGAACTCAACACGATTGCTTCTCTTTGCATCGAGAACGATGTTTTGGCATTCTCGGATGAAGTCTATGATAAGCTGGCATTTGAGGCTGATCATATTTCCTTGGCTTCACTGCCGGGCATGTATGAGAGGACGGTGACAATGAACTCTCTTGGGAAGACCTTCTCATTAACTGGGTGGAAGATCGGGTGGGCCATTGCTCCGGTGCATCTGACATGGGGATTGAGGCAGGCGCACTCATTCCTCAcctttgccacctcaaccccaaTGCAGTGGGCTGCAGCAACAGCACTCCGGGCACCTGATTCCTACTACGACGAGTTGAAGAAGGATTACATGGCTAAGAAGGCGATACTGGTGGAGGGCTTGAAGGCTGCCGGTTTTGAGGTGTACCCATCAAGTGGGACCTACTTTGTGGTGGTCAATCACACTCCATTTGGGTTCGAAAACGACATTGCATTCTGTGAGTATCTGATCCGTGAAGTGGGTGTTGTTGCAATCCCGACTAGCGTGTTCTACCTCAACCCGGAAGACGGAAAGAATCTGGTGAGGTTCACCTTCTGTAAGGATGATGAGACTCTTAGGAAGGCTGTTGAGAGGATGAAAGAGAAGCTGGGGAGAAAGTGA